A single region of the Nocardioides ochotonae genome encodes:
- a CDS encoding short-chain fatty acid transporter — protein sequence MSQAAPQAPSERGPEPDAESRERGLARFAQISAAWTEKWFPDAYVFALAGVVVVSVAAFINGSSPKVVAEAFGGGFWDLTAFTLQMAMVVLTGYIVATSPPVARLIERIAMVPSTPRGAVAFVALLSCLVSMLNWGLSLVFSGLLARAIARRGDLRADYRALGAAAYLGLGAVWALGLSSSAAQLQATPASLPPELLEITGVLDFGATILTWQSLVMAAVLIVLSVAVAWASTPRGEAVRTAADLGVDLDDEVPEPPVRTRPGEWLEHSRILPALIGALTLLWLVWQLIDLPLLTVLSSLNGYLLVFLVLGLVLHGTPRRFLDATSKAVPSTAGVLVQFPLYAAMAAILTRAEGRGGVTVSEHLADLFTGVGGGGAFAVVIALYTALLGLLVPSGGGKWLVEAPYVMQSASDVGMNLGWTVQIYNAAEALPNLVNPFFMLPLLAVLGLRARDLVGFTFLQFLFHLPVVLLLLWLLGMTFEYVPPVMP from the coding sequence ATGTCGCAGGCCGCCCCCCAGGCCCCGTCGGAGCGTGGACCCGAGCCCGATGCCGAGTCGCGCGAGCGCGGCCTGGCGCGCTTCGCCCAGATCAGCGCGGCGTGGACCGAGAAGTGGTTCCCCGACGCCTACGTGTTCGCCCTCGCCGGCGTCGTCGTCGTCAGCGTGGCGGCGTTCATCAACGGCTCCAGTCCCAAGGTCGTCGCCGAGGCGTTCGGGGGCGGGTTCTGGGACCTCACCGCCTTCACCCTGCAGATGGCGATGGTGGTGCTCACCGGCTACATCGTCGCCACGTCCCCGCCGGTGGCCCGCCTGATCGAGCGGATCGCGATGGTGCCCTCGACGCCGCGGGGCGCGGTCGCCTTCGTCGCCCTGCTCTCCTGCCTGGTCTCGATGCTCAACTGGGGCCTCAGCCTGGTCTTCTCCGGGCTCCTGGCCCGCGCGATCGCTCGGCGCGGCGACCTGCGCGCCGACTACCGGGCGCTCGGCGCCGCGGCGTACCTCGGCCTGGGCGCGGTGTGGGCGCTCGGGCTGTCCTCCTCGGCCGCGCAGCTGCAGGCCACGCCGGCCTCGCTGCCGCCCGAGCTGCTGGAGATCACCGGTGTGCTCGACTTCGGCGCCACGATCCTCACCTGGCAGTCGCTGGTGATGGCGGCGGTCCTGATCGTCCTCAGCGTCGCGGTCGCCTGGGCCTCGACGCCGCGCGGCGAGGCGGTCCGCACTGCCGCCGACCTGGGCGTGGACCTCGACGACGAGGTGCCCGAGCCGCCGGTGCGCACCCGGCCCGGGGAGTGGCTCGAGCACTCGCGGATCCTGCCGGCCCTGATCGGCGCGCTGACCCTGCTGTGGCTGGTGTGGCAGCTCATCGACCTGCCGCTGCTGACCGTGCTGAGCAGCCTCAACGGCTACCTGCTGGTCTTCCTGGTCCTCGGCCTGGTGCTGCACGGCACCCCGCGCCGCTTCCTCGACGCGACGTCCAAGGCGGTGCCCTCGACGGCGGGCGTGCTCGTGCAGTTCCCGCTGTACGCCGCGATGGCCGCGATCCTGACCCGGGCCGAGGGCCGCGGCGGCGTGACCGTCTCCGAGCACCTCGCCGACCTGTTCACCGGGGTCGGCGGCGGTGGCGCCTTCGCGGTCGTGATCGCGCTCTACACCGCGCTGCTGGGCCTGCTGGTGCCCTCGGGCGGCGGCAAGTGGCTGGTCGAGGCGCCGTACGTCATGCAGTCGGCGAGCGACGTCGGGATGAACCTCGGCTGGACGGTGCAGATCTACAACGCCGCCGAGGCGCTGCCCAACCTGGTGAACCCGTTCTTCATGCTGCCGCTGCTCGCGGTGCTGGGCCTGCGGGCACGCGACCTGGTCGGCTTCACGTTCCTGCAGTTCCTCTTCCACCTGCCGGTGGTGCTGCTGCTGCTCTGGCTGCTCGGCATGACGTTCGAGTACGTGCCGCCGGTGATGCCGTAG
- a CDS encoding NAD(P)H-dependent oxidoreductase — protein MRVLVVVAHPRPTSFVHALAEQAADAWRARGADVAVHDLYAEAFAPVAPAAETATVGLDVEAAVAASDDPVVRAHREALTRADHLVVAHPNWWGKPPAIMAGWLDRVVVPGVAYRLATGEGAPVCLLGLRSLLVLNTGDTPPEREVEVFGDPLDAVWRRCVGAYLGDPPTERLLAGPLAGSSAPQRERWLADVAAAVGRLAGP, from the coding sequence GTGCGTGTCCTGGTCGTCGTCGCCCACCCCCGTCCCACGAGCTTCGTGCATGCGCTGGCCGAGCAGGCAGCGGACGCCTGGCGGGCCCGGGGTGCCGACGTTGCCGTCCACGACCTGTACGCCGAGGCGTTCGCGCCGGTCGCGCCGGCGGCGGAGACCGCGACGGTCGGCCTCGACGTCGAGGCAGCCGTCGCCGCGAGCGACGACCCCGTGGTCCGGGCGCACCGGGAGGCGCTCACCCGGGCCGACCACCTGGTCGTCGCGCACCCGAACTGGTGGGGCAAGCCGCCCGCGATCATGGCTGGCTGGCTCGACCGGGTGGTCGTGCCGGGCGTCGCCTACCGGCTGGCGACCGGCGAGGGGGCGCCGGTCTGCCTGCTCGGACTGCGCAGCCTGCTGGTGCTCAACACCGGCGACACCCCGCCGGAACGCGAGGTCGAGGTGTTCGGGGACCCGCTGGACGCCGTCTGGCGCCGCTGCGTGGGTGCCTACCTGGGTGACCCGCCGACCGAACGCCTGCTCGCGGGCCCGCTCGCCGGGTCGAGCGCCCCGCAGCGCGAGCGCTGGTTGGCGGACGTCGCGGCCGCGGTGGGCCGGCTGGCCGGGCCCTGA
- a CDS encoding DUF2382 domain-containing protein: MINESQASHVVGATAYGASGAKIGKVGQLFLDDATGRPEFVTVNTGLFGTKESFVPVSDAELDGADLRLPYEKDLITGAPQVDLEGGGHLPEGEEERLYAHYGLGSGYLAGDPAPPAGTGYVDPGLTGSGTGTTGTGTVGHDTSGPTTDDAMTRSEERLDIGKTSQEAGRARLRKYVTTETETHTVPVTKERAVVESEPVTGDNLDEALDGPAISEEEHEVVLNEERPVVGKTTEPVERVRLGKETSVEEETVSEEVRKEHIEVEGDVEDRRKRS; this comes from the coding sequence ATGATCAACGAGTCCCAGGCATCCCACGTCGTCGGCGCCACCGCCTACGGCGCCAGCGGAGCCAAGATCGGCAAGGTGGGCCAGCTCTTCCTGGACGACGCCACCGGGCGCCCCGAGTTCGTCACCGTCAACACCGGGCTGTTCGGCACCAAGGAGTCGTTCGTCCCGGTCTCCGATGCCGAGCTGGACGGCGCAGACCTGCGTCTTCCGTACGAGAAGGACCTGATCACGGGTGCCCCGCAGGTCGACCTCGAGGGCGGGGGGCACCTTCCCGAGGGCGAGGAGGAGCGCCTCTACGCCCACTACGGCCTCGGGTCCGGATACCTCGCCGGCGACCCGGCGCCGCCGGCCGGGACCGGGTACGTCGACCCCGGCCTGACCGGCAGCGGCACCGGCACCACGGGCACCGGGACGGTGGGGCACGACACCTCCGGACCGACCACCGACGACGCGATGACCCGTTCGGAGGAGCGTCTCGACATCGGCAAGACCTCCCAGGAGGCGGGCCGCGCCCGGCTGCGCAAGTACGTCACGACGGAGACCGAGACCCACACCGTCCCCGTCACCAAGGAACGGGCGGTCGTCGAGTCCGAGCCGGTCACCGGCGACAACCTCGACGAGGCCCTCGACGGCCCGGCGATCTCCGAGGAGGAGCACGAGGTGGTCCTCAACGAGGAGCGGCCCGTGGTCGGCAAGACCACCGAGCCGGTCGAGCGGGTGCGCCTCGGCAAGGAGACGAGCGTCGAGGAGGAGACCGTCAGCGAGGAGGTCCGCAAGGAGCATATCGAGGTCGAGGGCGACGTCGAGGACCGGCGCAAGCGCAGCTGA
- a CDS encoding dihydrofolate reductase family protein: protein MRPLIVTEFISLDGVVDSPGGGDHPRAGWTFADVPFQEEAYEIKGREEQEASALLLGRVSYEEFAPVWPTMAEFAEYNAMPKYVVSSTLRDLPWGPATVLGSLEEVAALKEGDGGPILLHGSATLAQGLAAAGLVDRYHLLTFPVVLGAGKRLFADDADHHGRLDLIEHATYSNGIRLGVYEVVR, encoded by the coding sequence ATGCGCCCGCTCATCGTCACGGAGTTCATCAGCCTCGACGGCGTCGTCGACTCTCCCGGCGGCGGCGATCATCCCCGCGCCGGGTGGACCTTCGCCGACGTGCCCTTCCAGGAGGAGGCCTACGAGATCAAGGGCCGCGAGGAGCAGGAGGCCTCCGCGCTGCTGCTCGGCCGGGTGAGCTATGAGGAGTTCGCGCCGGTGTGGCCGACGATGGCGGAGTTCGCGGAGTACAACGCGATGCCCAAGTACGTCGTGTCCTCCACCCTGCGCGACCTGCCGTGGGGGCCGGCGACGGTGCTCGGGTCGCTCGAGGAGGTCGCGGCGCTCAAGGAGGGCGACGGCGGCCCGATCCTCCTGCACGGCAGCGCCACCCTGGCCCAGGGCCTCGCCGCCGCCGGGCTCGTGGACCGCTACCACCTGCTGACCTTCCCCGTCGTGCTCGGCGCCGGGAAGCGGCTCTTCGCCGACGACGCCGACCACCACGGCCGCCTCGACCTCATCGAGCACGCGACGTACTCCAACGGCATCCGCCTCGGCGTCTACGAGGTGGTGCGCTGA
- a CDS encoding YsnF/AvaK domain-containing protein: protein MNDTDSGAPTPGEEPGEEPGAETIRHEERAEVGTETHEAGRIRVRKHVEDVPVAQTVAREVEHADASERVPAGEGDSGEVETLTDGSISIPLFEEVLVVTKKRVVRERIIVRKQTVVEEQTVEAEVRREHVTIEADDGVEVERRDGGPS from the coding sequence ATGAACGACACCGACAGCGGCGCGCCCACACCGGGCGAGGAGCCGGGCGAGGAACCGGGCGCGGAGACCATCCGCCACGAGGAGCGGGCAGAGGTCGGCACCGAGACGCACGAGGCGGGCCGGATCCGGGTCCGCAAGCACGTCGAGGACGTACCGGTCGCACAGACGGTCGCGCGCGAGGTCGAGCACGCGGACGCCTCCGAGCGGGTCCCCGCCGGCGAGGGCGACAGCGGCGAGGTCGAGACCCTGACCGACGGGTCGATCTCGATCCCGCTCTTCGAGGAGGTCCTCGTGGTCACCAAGAAGCGGGTGGTCCGCGAGCGGATCATCGTGCGCAAGCAGACCGTCGTCGAGGAGCAGACCGTCGAGGCCGAGGTCCGCCGCGAGCACGTGACGATCGAGGCCGACGACGGGGTCGAGGTCGAGCGCCGCGACGGCGGTCCGTCCTAG
- a CDS encoding efflux RND transporter permease subunit, translating to MGHLASFSLRNRAFVALATVLVAIFGFLSLGSLKMELIPNLQFPAVGVVVPYAGASPESVEQEVTIPVEDALSGVDAVEEISSTSSSGSALVLLTLTYGTDLDRAQQQVESAVTGLDALPEQVEPIVFAGDFDQFPVVQLSVTSDADAAKLASDLERIAIPELEDIEGVREVQLTGGPQDRVEITPLPAAAAQGVNAGTIAEALRGASMVPAGSLDAGEQSLSVQVGSTPTTLEQLRGIPVAVGEGTQPLGRVAQVQVAQVAPTSYARTNGEPSLSLAITKTPDGNTVDISHQVADLMPELEESLGSGADITVAFDQAPFIEKSVEDLTTEGGLGLIFAVLVILLFLFSVRSTIVTAISIPLSLLVTLIGLQLGGYTLNILTLGALTVAIGRVVDDSIVVIENIKRHLSYGEGKVAAITTAVREVAGAITSSTIATAAVFLPIGIVGGQVGELFRPFAVTVALALMASLLVALTIIPVLAYWFLKETTGPVDAEIVAAEAEAKEERSWLRRAYDPTVRWVLRKPWITVGLAFLVLLGTLALAPLIKTNFLGSSGQNTLTVTQELEPGASLARQDTAARAIEKVIGELDEVENLQATVGSDPATALFSGGSTSFALTLAEDADADAVADELTERLADADGEVTVSAGDTGFASALEVVVTATDQSALTEAAELVTEELRTVDSIGVVTSDAAAAQPILSVQARESAEASGLTSTVLGQLLAATLFQPPVAQVSVDGQQLDAVVVSGPKPSSVEELQQLPVGPGGVTLGQVAEVEERQVATAITRANGDRTITISAEPDADDLGAVTSDVQALLDDLDLPEGTEVSLGGVSEDQAEAFAQLGLALLVAIAIVYLVMVATFRSLVQPLILLVSVPFAATGALLLLVLTGIPLGVASLIGALMLIGVVVTNAIVLIDLVNQYRERGASITEALSEGGGKRVRPIVMTALATILALTPMSLGLTGGSAFISQPLAIVVIGGLLSSTFLTLLLVPALYLLVERRKERRAAKRAAKRAPAPAEERDTTPEPVG from the coding sequence GTGGGCCACCTCGCCTCATTCTCCCTGCGCAACCGCGCCTTCGTGGCCCTCGCCACCGTCCTCGTGGCGATCTTCGGCTTCCTCTCGCTGGGGTCGCTGAAGATGGAGCTGATCCCCAACCTGCAGTTCCCCGCCGTCGGCGTGGTCGTGCCGTACGCCGGCGCCTCGCCCGAGTCGGTCGAGCAGGAGGTCACGATCCCCGTCGAGGACGCGCTCAGCGGCGTCGACGCCGTCGAGGAGATCTCCTCGACCTCCTCGTCGGGCTCCGCGCTGGTGCTCCTGACCCTCACCTACGGCACCGACCTGGACCGCGCCCAGCAGCAGGTCGAGTCGGCCGTCACCGGCCTCGACGCACTGCCCGAGCAGGTCGAGCCGATCGTGTTCGCCGGCGACTTCGATCAGTTCCCGGTCGTGCAGCTGTCGGTGACCTCCGACGCCGATGCCGCGAAGCTCGCCAGCGACCTCGAGCGGATCGCGATTCCCGAGCTCGAGGACATCGAGGGCGTACGCGAGGTCCAGCTGACCGGCGGGCCCCAGGACCGGGTGGAGATCACCCCGCTCCCGGCGGCCGCCGCCCAGGGCGTCAACGCCGGCACCATCGCCGAGGCGCTGCGCGGCGCCTCGATGGTCCCCGCGGGCAGCCTCGACGCCGGCGAGCAGAGCCTGTCGGTCCAGGTCGGCAGCACCCCCACCACGCTCGAGCAGCTGCGCGGCATCCCCGTCGCGGTCGGCGAGGGCACCCAGCCGCTGGGCCGGGTCGCGCAGGTGCAGGTCGCGCAGGTCGCGCCCACGTCGTACGCCCGCACGAACGGTGAGCCGAGCCTGTCGCTGGCGATCACCAAGACCCCCGACGGCAACACCGTCGACATCTCCCACCAGGTCGCGGACCTGATGCCCGAGCTCGAGGAGTCCCTGGGCTCCGGTGCGGACATCACCGTCGCCTTCGACCAGGCGCCGTTCATCGAGAAGTCCGTCGAGGACCTCACCACCGAGGGCGGCCTGGGCCTGATCTTCGCGGTGCTGGTGATCCTGCTCTTCCTGTTCTCGGTGCGCTCCACGATCGTCACCGCGATCTCGATCCCGCTGTCGCTGCTGGTCACCCTGATCGGCCTGCAGCTGGGCGGCTACACCCTCAACATCCTCACCCTCGGCGCGCTCACGGTGGCGATCGGCCGCGTCGTCGACGACTCGATCGTGGTCATCGAGAACATCAAGCGCCACCTGTCCTACGGCGAGGGCAAGGTCGCGGCGATCACGACAGCGGTCCGCGAGGTCGCGGGGGCGATCACCTCCTCGACCATCGCCACCGCCGCGGTCTTCCTGCCGATCGGCATCGTCGGCGGTCAGGTCGGCGAGCTGTTCCGGCCGTTCGCGGTCACCGTCGCGCTCGCCCTGATGGCCTCGCTGCTGGTCGCGCTGACGATCATCCCGGTGCTGGCCTACTGGTTCCTCAAGGAGACGACCGGCCCGGTCGACGCCGAGATCGTCGCCGCCGAGGCGGAGGCCAAGGAGGAGCGCAGCTGGCTGCGGCGCGCCTACGACCCGACCGTGCGCTGGGTGCTGCGCAAGCCCTGGATCACCGTCGGCCTGGCCTTCCTCGTGCTCCTCGGCACCCTGGCCCTCGCGCCGCTCATCAAGACCAACTTCCTGGGCAGCAGCGGGCAGAACACGCTCACGGTGACCCAGGAGCTCGAGCCGGGGGCCAGCCTGGCCCGCCAGGACACCGCCGCGCGCGCCATCGAGAAGGTCATCGGCGAGCTCGACGAGGTGGAGAACCTCCAGGCGACCGTCGGCTCGGACCCCGCCACCGCCCTGTTCTCCGGCGGCAGCACGTCGTTCGCGCTCACCCTCGCGGAGGACGCGGACGCCGACGCGGTGGCCGACGAGCTCACCGAGCGGCTCGCGGACGCCGACGGCGAGGTCACCGTCTCCGCCGGCGACACCGGGTTCGCCTCCGCCCTGGAGGTCGTCGTGACGGCGACCGACCAGAGCGCGCTGACCGAGGCGGCCGAGCTGGTCACCGAGGAGCTGCGCACCGTCGACAGCATCGGCGTGGTCACGTCCGACGCCGCAGCCGCGCAGCCGATCCTGAGCGTCCAGGCCCGCGAGAGCGCCGAGGCCAGCGGCCTCACCTCCACGGTGCTGGGCCAGCTGCTCGCCGCCACGCTGTTCCAGCCCCCGGTGGCGCAGGTCTCGGTGGACGGCCAGCAGCTCGACGCCGTCGTGGTCTCCGGGCCGAAGCCGTCGTCGGTCGAGGAGCTCCAGCAGCTGCCGGTGGGCCCGGGCGGCGTCACGCTCGGCCAGGTCGCCGAGGTCGAGGAGCGCCAGGTCGCCACCGCGATCACCCGCGCGAACGGGGACCGCACCATCACCATCAGCGCGGAGCCCGACGCCGACGACCTCGGCGCGGTGACCTCCGACGTGCAGGCACTCCTCGACGACCTCGACCTGCCCGAGGGCACCGAGGTCTCCCTCGGCGGCGTCTCGGAGGACCAGGCGGAGGCCTTCGCCCAGCTCGGCCTGGCGCTGCTGGTCGCGATCGCGATCGTCTACCTGGTCATGGTGGCGACGTTCCGCTCGCTGGTCCAGCCGCTGATCCTGCTGGTCTCGGTGCCGTTCGCGGCCACCGGCGCGCTGCTGCTGCTGGTGCTCACCGGCATCCCGCTCGGTGTCGCCTCCCTGATCGGCGCGCTGATGCTGATCGGTGTCGTGGTCACCAACGCGATCGTGCTGATCGACCTGGTCAACCAGTACCGGGAGCGGGGCGCCTCGATCACCGAGGCGCTGAGCGAGGGCGGCGGCAAGCGCGTGCGCCCGATCGTGATGACCGCGCTGGCGACGATCCTCGCGCTCACCCCGATGAGCCTCGGGCTGACCGGCGGCAGCGCCTTCATCAGCCAGCCGCTGGCCATCGTGGTGATCGGCGGCCTGCTGAGCTCGACGTTCCTCACCCTGCTCCTCGTCCCGGCGCTGTACCTGCTGGTCGAGCGCCGCAAGGAGCGTCGTGCCGCGAAGCGGGCGGCCAAGCGCGCCCCCGCCCCCGCCGAGGAGCGTGACACCACCCCGGAGCCGGTGGGCTGA
- a CDS encoding M14 family zinc carboxypeptidase yields the protein MSPQLTSSSPRPRSRRAGRRLGAAVAALTASAAAAAGLWGASPAPGQANPGGGSDMPETLQAAPATLRTPFEVSNGARWTTVAESQRFWRQLDRSSDRVRVTRVGRSVEGRPLQLVAVGDPAPAPRSQAADESVLLYTCSVHGDENSGREACMRLARDMSTTTDPAWRRLLRDTTVLFINLNPDGWAANTRQNAQGLDVNRDYMALQSPEARAVVKVIRDWKPDVLNDLHEYGSNPYYRTDLLQLWPRNRQTDRTIHDLAQQMSEDYAGGQVEASGYTAGEYGIYVKDGEPFRQVAGDEQGRILRNYAGLQHVVGMLSETAGDALTPEEEADEALRNRRRVEVNYLSAVGSAHFTLENRDTLIRETAAAAQRVTEEGATRSGVVYFAGQDNRLPTEASEVEPEPMCGYQLTAEQRRSVAPTLRLHGITWRTNAQGAYVTMAQEDQPLIPLLLDARSEYRITEATPVEAC from the coding sequence ATGTCCCCCCAACTCACGTCCTCGTCCCCACGACCGCGATCCCGGCGCGCGGGCCGTCGCCTCGGCGCCGCCGTCGCGGCGCTCACCGCCTCCGCCGCAGCTGCCGCCGGACTCTGGGGCGCCAGCCCGGCGCCCGGCCAGGCCAACCCGGGCGGCGGCTCGGACATGCCGGAGACCCTGCAGGCGGCCCCGGCCACCCTGCGTACGCCGTTCGAGGTCTCGAACGGCGCGCGGTGGACGACCGTCGCCGAGTCCCAGCGGTTCTGGCGCCAGCTCGACCGCAGCAGCGACCGGGTGCGGGTGACCCGGGTCGGGCGCAGCGTCGAGGGTCGGCCGCTCCAGCTGGTGGCGGTCGGTGACCCGGCGCCCGCGCCGAGGTCGCAGGCGGCCGACGAGTCGGTGCTGCTGTACACCTGCTCGGTCCATGGCGACGAGAACTCCGGGCGCGAGGCGTGCATGCGGCTGGCCCGCGACATGTCGACGACCACCGACCCCGCGTGGCGCCGGCTGCTGCGCGACACCACCGTGCTGTTCATCAACCTCAACCCCGACGGCTGGGCCGCCAACACCCGCCAGAACGCGCAGGGCCTGGACGTCAACCGCGACTACATGGCGCTGCAGTCGCCGGAGGCGCGCGCGGTGGTGAAGGTGATCCGCGACTGGAAGCCGGACGTCCTCAACGACCTGCACGAGTACGGCTCGAACCCCTACTACCGCACCGACCTGCTCCAGCTGTGGCCGCGCAACCGACAGACCGACCGCACCATCCACGACCTCGCCCAGCAGATGAGCGAGGACTACGCGGGCGGCCAGGTGGAGGCGTCCGGCTACACCGCCGGGGAGTACGGCATCTACGTCAAGGACGGCGAGCCGTTCCGCCAGGTCGCCGGTGACGAGCAGGGGCGGATCCTGCGCAATTACGCCGGGCTGCAGCACGTCGTCGGGATGCTGAGCGAGACCGCCGGCGACGCGCTGACACCGGAGGAAGAGGCCGACGAGGCACTGCGGAACCGGCGTCGCGTCGAGGTCAACTACCTCAGCGCCGTCGGGAGCGCGCACTTCACCCTGGAGAACCGCGACACCCTGATCCGGGAGACCGCCGCGGCGGCCCAGCGGGTCACCGAGGAGGGCGCCACCCGCAGCGGCGTCGTCTACTTCGCCGGCCAGGACAACCGCCTGCCGACCGAGGCCTCCGAGGTCGAGCCGGAGCCGATGTGCGGCTACCAGCTCACCGCCGAGCAGCGCCGGAGCGTCGCGCCGACCCTGCGCCTGCACGGCATCACCTGGCGCACCAACGCCCAGGGCGCCTACGTGACGATGGCCCAGGAGGACCAGCCGCTGATCCCGCTGCTCCTCGACGCCCGCTCGGAGTACCGGATCACCGAGGCGACCCCGGTGGAGGCCTGCTGA
- the lhgO gene encoding L-2-hydroxyglutarate oxidase, which produces MTDQIPGQSSGQTIGVVGGGIVGLAVARELTRRRPGVRVVVLEKEDRLAQHQTGHNSGVVHAGIYYRPGSLKAELCTRGRSLLREYCAERAIPYEECGKLVVAVARDELGRFDALERTATENGVPGLRRVEGAAITEIEPHAAGLVALHSPQTAITDYVAIAQAYADDVRAAGGEVRTGTEVTGIRRTASGVEVATAGEPLRVDRLVVCAGLYADRVSQWADGSAGPRIVPFRGEYMSVRPAKADLVRGMVYPVPDPRYPFLGVHFTRRVGGGLEVGPNAVLALAREGYRRRDARLEDLRELAAWPGFWRLAATHWRTGARELRGSLSVRAYMQVASRYVPQIGADDVVRAGAGVRAQAVERDGSLLDDFRVLGDDAVTTVRNAPSPAATSSLAIAEHVVDRMGV; this is translated from the coding sequence ATGACTGACCAGATCCCCGGCCAGAGCAGCGGGCAGACCATCGGCGTCGTGGGCGGCGGGATCGTCGGGCTGGCCGTCGCGCGCGAGCTCACCCGGCGGCGGCCGGGCGTCCGGGTCGTGGTGCTGGAGAAGGAGGACCGCCTCGCGCAGCACCAGACCGGGCACAACTCCGGTGTCGTCCACGCCGGCATCTACTACCGCCCCGGCAGCCTCAAGGCCGAGCTGTGCACCCGTGGTCGAAGCCTGCTGCGCGAGTACTGCGCGGAGCGCGCGATCCCCTACGAGGAGTGCGGCAAGCTCGTGGTCGCCGTCGCGCGCGACGAGCTCGGGCGCTTCGACGCCCTCGAGCGGACCGCGACCGAGAACGGGGTCCCCGGCCTGCGTCGCGTCGAGGGCGCCGCGATCACCGAGATCGAGCCGCATGCCGCCGGGCTGGTCGCGCTGCACTCTCCGCAGACCGCGATCACCGACTACGTCGCGATCGCGCAGGCGTACGCCGACGACGTCCGCGCCGCGGGCGGGGAGGTGCGCACCGGCACCGAGGTCACCGGGATCCGGCGTACGGCGAGCGGCGTCGAGGTCGCGACCGCCGGCGAGCCGCTGCGCGTGGACCGGCTGGTGGTGTGCGCCGGGCTGTACGCCGACCGGGTCTCGCAGTGGGCCGACGGCAGCGCCGGGCCCCGGATCGTGCCGTTCCGAGGCGAGTACATGAGCGTGCGCCCGGCCAAGGCCGACCTGGTGCGCGGGATGGTCTACCCGGTCCCGGACCCGCGCTACCCGTTCCTCGGCGTGCACTTCACCCGCCGCGTCGGCGGCGGCCTCGAGGTCGGCCCGAACGCCGTCCTCGCCCTGGCCCGCGAGGGGTACCGGCGACGCGACGCCCGCCTCGAGGACCTGCGCGAGCTCGCGGCCTGGCCGGGGTTCTGGCGGCTGGCGGCGACCCACTGGCGCACCGGCGCCCGCGAGCTGCGCGGCAGCCTGTCGGTGCGCGCGTACATGCAGGTGGCGAGTCGCTACGTGCCGCAGATCGGCGCCGACGACGTCGTCCGGGCCGGTGCCGGGGTGCGCGCGCAGGCGGTGGAGCGCGACGGCAGCCTGCTCGACGACTTCCGGGTGCTCGGCGACGACGCGGTCACCACCGTGCGCAACGCGCCCTCGCCCGCCGCCACCTCCAGCCTCGCCATCGCCGAGCACGTGGTGGACCGGATGGGGGTCTAG
- a CDS encoding dihydrofolate reductase family protein: MTQQVRVHNFCVSSDGYAAGEGQSLERPFGHADPAQLVAWAGATASWPNRADPGGSRGLDDYLVRDFHRNIGAEIMGRNKFGPQRGPWTDLSWQGWWGEEPPFHTPVFVMTHHERPSFSLSDTTFHFVGGTPADVLDQAFAAADGKDVRLGGGADTVRQFLDADLVDTLHVAVSPVELGGGSRLWETPEELLDRFHRDVVPSPDGGVVHHLFWRG, translated from the coding sequence GTGACCCAGCAGGTGCGAGTGCACAACTTCTGCGTGTCGAGCGACGGGTACGCCGCCGGCGAGGGCCAGAGCCTGGAGCGACCGTTCGGCCACGCCGACCCGGCGCAGCTGGTGGCGTGGGCCGGCGCGACCGCGAGCTGGCCGAACCGCGCCGACCCCGGCGGCAGCCGCGGGCTGGACGACTACCTGGTGCGCGACTTCCACCGCAACATCGGCGCCGAGATCATGGGCCGCAACAAGTTCGGCCCGCAGCGGGGGCCCTGGACCGACCTGTCGTGGCAGGGCTGGTGGGGCGAGGAGCCGCCGTTCCACACCCCGGTCTTCGTGATGACCCACCACGAACGGCCGTCGTTCAGCCTCTCCGACACGACCTTCCACTTCGTGGGCGGGACGCCGGCCGACGTGCTGGACCAGGCGTTCGCCGCGGCCGACGGGAAGGACGTGCGCCTCGGCGGCGGCGCCGACACGGTCCGGCAGTTCCTGGACGCCGACCTCGTCGACACCCTGCACGTCGCCGTCTCCCCGGTGGAGCTCGGCGGCGGGTCGCGGCTGTGGGAGACCCCCGAGGAGCTGCTCGACCGCTTCCACCGCGACGTCGTTCCCAGCCCCGACGGGGGTGTGGTGCACCACCTGTTCTGGCGAGGCTGA
- a CDS encoding YciI family protein, which produces MPQYLIYFNQQWVGDHDEAWFKSRVEPSRAVVRDMQDQGVLVYAGGLVEALEEAASADATSGEAVVTDGPFGLTEEWLGGLTIVDVPDDKSARMWAGRVAEGCGWPQEVRRFKAGSRQAFAPER; this is translated from the coding sequence ATGCCTCAGTACCTCATCTACTTCAACCAGCAGTGGGTCGGTGACCACGACGAGGCATGGTTCAAGAGTCGTGTCGAGCCGTCCCGGGCGGTCGTTCGCGACATGCAGGACCAAGGTGTCCTCGTGTACGCCGGCGGCCTGGTCGAGGCGCTCGAGGAGGCAGCGAGCGCTGACGCCACGAGCGGCGAGGCGGTGGTCACCGACGGTCCGTTCGGGCTGACCGAGGAATGGCTCGGCGGTCTGACCATCGTGGACGTGCCCGACGACAAGTCCGCTCGCATGTGGGCGGGGAGGGTGGCCGAGGGGTGCGGCTGGCCGCAGGAGGTGCGCCGCTTCAAGGCCGGCTCGCGGCAGGCGTTCGCGCCCGAGCGGTGA